The window TCTCGAGGAAGTTGCGGTGGACCCGGGCGGGACGGACTTCCAGCGTGACGTGTGGCTCAAGCTGCGCGAGATCCCCGCCGGACGAACCTGGTCCTACGCCGATCTGGCGCGCGCCGTCGGACGTCCGGCCGCCGTGCGCGCCGTAGGCGCGGCCAACGGCGCCAATCCCATCCCCCTGGTGCTCCCCTGCCATCGCGTGATCGGCACGGACGGACGCCTCACAGGCTACGGCGGCGGCCTTCCTCGGAAGGAATGGCTGCTCCATCACGAAGGCGCGCGTCTGGTTCCAGGCCCGCTCCCGCCATTCAAATCCACGAATCTCTAGTGTGGAGGACCGATCGAATGCTCGACATCTTCGTCGACGCCGACGGGTGTCCGGTGAAGGACGAGGTCTACCGCGTGGCGCGGCGGCACGGGCTCGGCGCGACGGTGGTGTCGAACGCGCGCATGCGGATCCCGGAGGAGGACAGGTTCACGCTGGTCGTGGTGGGGGATCGCTTCGACGCCGCCGACGACTGGATCGTCGAGCATGCCGGCCGGGACGACATCGTAATCTCGGCGGACATTCCGCTGGCGTCGCGCTGCCTGAAGAAGGGGGCCGTCGTCCTCGATCAGCGGGGCGGGGAGTTCACCGAGGACAACATCGGCGCGGCCCTCGCGGGCCGGGAGCTCTCGGCCCATCTTCGCGATCTCGGGAGCCTGACCGGAGGCCCGCCTCCGTTCAGCGCGCGCGATCGCTCGCGCTTCCTGCACCGTCTCGACGAGGCGATCCGGACGATCCGGCGGCGGAACCCGTGATCCCGCGGCGCCTGCCCGTCACTTCTGCTTCTCCTCGAGCTCGCCCCATCGTTTGTAGAGCCGGTCGACCTGGGCCTGAAGCTCGCCCAGCTCCGCGAGCCGCCTCTGCAGCAAGTCCGCGTCCGTCGCGATCGACGGATCCTCGGCGCGCCGGCGCGCCTCCGCGAGGCGGGATTCGCCGTCGTTGACGGCGGCCTCCAGGCCGTCCCATTCGCGCTGCTCGAGGTAGCTGAGCCGGCGGACGGCCGGTCGCGGCGTCCGCGCGGCCGGCGTCTCCCGTTTTTCCATGGGCCGTCGCTGACGGTTCGCCTCCCACTGGTCGTACGAGGCGTAATGCTGTGCCCCGCCCCGGCCGTCGAGCGCAACCACCTGGGTCGATACCCGATCGAGAAGGTGCCGGTCGTGGGTCACCAGAACGAGGGCGCCGGGGAACTCGAGCAGCGCCTCCTCCAGGACCTCGAGGGCCGGGATGTCGAGATCGTTCGTGGGCTCGTCGAGGACCAGCAGGTCGGCCGGCCGGAGCATCATCCGGGCGAGGGTGATCCGGGCGCGCTCGCCACCTGAAAGCCGGGACACCGGGGTCTCGAGCTGCCCTGGGTGGAACAGAAAGCGCTTCGCCCACGCCGCGACGTGGAGCGCTCGATCGCGATAGATCACGCTGTCTCCCTCGGGCGCCAGCGCCCGCTTGAGAGTGAGCGCGGGATCGAGGGTCTCCCGATTCTGGTCGAAGTAGACCACACGCAGGGCCTCGGCGCGCTGGATCGTCCCGGCCGCGGGCGCGATCTCCCCGACGATCGTCCGGAGCAGAGTCGTCTTGCCGGATCCGTTGGGGCCGAGGATGCCCAATCGCATGCCGGGGACGAGCAGCAGATCGAGCGTCTCGACGATCGTCGTGCTTCCGAATGCGATCCGCAGTCCCTCGCCGGACCACAGCCGCTTCGTCTTCCGTCCGGACGATGTGAACTCGATTCCGGCGGTCGAGACCACGCCTCGCGCGCGAGCGGCCTCGAGCCGTTCGATGCTGCGCTCGGCCGAGTCGATGCGCGCCTTCGACTTGGACGTCCGCGCCTTCGCTCCACGGCGCAGCCAGGCCACTTCGCGACGCACGAGACCGGCCAGGGTGTCGCGGTAGGCCGCCTGGTTGCCCAGGGCCTCGTCGCGCGCCTCCAGGAAATCCGCGTAGGTCCCGCTCACGTGAAACAGGCCCGAGTCGTGCAGCCGGCTGATCTCCAGCATCCGCCGCGCCACCCTCTCCAGAAAGTAGCGGTCGTGACTGACCGCGACGAACGCGGTGGAGGGGTCCTGGAGCAGCGATTCGAGCCAGAGGATCGAGTCGATGTCCAGGTGGTTCGTCGGCTCGTCGAGCAGGAGGATTTCGGGCGACTTGGCCAGCTCGCGCGCGATGGCGAGCCTGGCGCGCCAGCCCCCCGACAGGAGGTCGGCCTGGACATCGGGGTCCGTGAACCCGGCCTTGCGCAGAGTCAGTGTGACACGCCGCTGCCGCTCGTGGTCGTCGAGCCGTCCATCGGCCGCGATCGCTCCGGCGACGATCTCGGCGGCCGACATCCCCGTGGGGAAGACGGGAGTCTGCGGGACATGGCCGATGCGAAGGTTCTTCCGGCGGCTGCAGGTCCCCGAATCGGGGCTCTCGACGCCGGCGAGGATTCTCAAGAGCGTCGACTTGCCCGCTCCGTTGGGGCCGACCAGCCCGACGTGATCCCCCTCGTGGAGAGCGAACGACAGCCCTTCGAAGAGCGGCGGTCCGCCGAACGACTTGGTGACAGCGTCGCAACTGAGGAGTGCGGGACGGGGCATGACGGGACCGCAGTATACATCGGCCTTCGCGCGGGCCGGCCGTCAGCCGTCGACGCGGCCTCGCAGCGCCTTGACCCGGCCGCGCCTGATCTTGCCGCTTACGCGTCGCATCTTCGAACCGTACGTCGCCTTCGTCGGGCGCCGCGGTCGCGGCACG of the Candidatus Dormiibacterota bacterium genome contains:
- a CDS encoding ABC-F family ATP-binding cassette domain-containing protein, translated to MPRPALLSCDAVTKSFGGPPLFEGLSFALHEGDHVGLVGPNGAGKSTLLRILAGVESPDSGTCSRRKNLRIGHVPQTPVFPTGMSAAEIVAGAIAADGRLDDHERQRRVTLTLRKAGFTDPDVQADLLSGGWRARLAIARELAKSPEILLLDEPTNHLDIDSILWLESLLQDPSTAFVAVSHDRYFLERVARRMLEISRLHDSGLFHVSGTYADFLEARDEALGNQAAYRDTLAGLVRREVAWLRRGAKARTSKSKARIDSAERSIERLEAARARGVVSTAGIEFTSSGRKTKRLWSGEGLRIAFGSTTIVETLDLLLVPGMRLGILGPNGSGKTTLLRTIVGEIAPAAGTIQRAEALRVVYFDQNRETLDPALTLKRALAPEGDSVIYRDRALHVAAWAKRFLFHPGQLETPVSRLSGGERARITLARMMLRPADLLVLDEPTNDLDIPALEVLEEALLEFPGALVLVTHDRHLLDRVSTQVVALDGRGGAQHYASYDQWEANRQRRPMEKRETPAARTPRPAVRRLSYLEQREWDGLEAAVNDGESRLAEARRRAEDPSIATDADLLQRRLAELGELQAQVDRLYKRWGELEEKQK
- a CDS encoding methylated-DNA--[protein]-cysteine S-methyltransferase → MRIDQATLLSPIGPLAFAVAGGTLLRLDLRGDAVRLRRDVQGRFGTVTIHECEDPGGVASRLERYFRGDLQALEEVAVDPGGTDFQRDVWLKLREIPAGRTWSYADLARAVGRPAAVRAVGAANGANPIPLVLPCHRVIGTDGRLTGYGGGLPRKEWLLHHEGARLVPGPLPPFKSTNL
- a CDS encoding YaiI/YqxD family protein, with the protein product MLDIFVDADGCPVKDEVYRVARRHGLGATVVSNARMRIPEEDRFTLVVVGDRFDAADDWIVEHAGRDDIVISADIPLASRCLKKGAVVLDQRGGEFTEDNIGAALAGRELSAHLRDLGSLTGGPPPFSARDRSRFLHRLDEAIRTIRRRNP